Proteins encoded in a region of the Clostridium beijerinckii genome:
- a CDS encoding heavy metal translocating P-type ATPase — MNKKAFKIEGMTCSACANRVERFVKKLEGVNSASVNFAAETLNVEFDENKLNNENIEATVVKAGYGVKKNMKTYTFKVEGMTCSACASRVERVTKKLNGVQDSVVNLATEKLTINIDEDEIGYSEIKTAVDKAGYKLIKEEEQVQEKKKLEASQLLLRRFIASLIFAIPLLVITMGHMLGMPLPYIIDSMMNPLNFAVIQLVLTIPVMIAGYKFYLIGIKNLFKLSPNMDSLIAISTLAAVLYGIFGIYKIQIGETEYAMHLYFESAAVILTLITLGKYLEAVSKGRTSQAIKALMGLAPKTATIIRNNAEITIPIEEVIVGDIVLVKPGEKVPVDGEIIDGSTSIDESMLTGESIPVEKIVGSSVIGASINKTGFIKYKATKVGKDTALAQIVRLVEEAQGSKAPIAKLADVISAYFVPIVIMLAIIASIGWLISGETTIFSLTIFIAVLVIACPCALGLATPTAIMVGTGKGAENGVLIKGGEALETTHSIKTIVFDKTGTITEGKPVVTDIITNGISEDEILILAASSEKGSEHPLGEAIVKEANDKNLELKEIQQFNAIPGHGIEVKIEEKNILLGNKKLMIEKNIDIAMLADESDRLAAEGKTPMYVAVDNTLSGIVAVADTVKPSSKKAIEALHNMGIKVAMITGDNKKTADAIAKQVGIDIVLAEVLPEDKANEVKKLQGENMKVAMVGDGINDAPALAQSNVGIAIGSGTDVAIESADIVLMKSDLMDVITAIKLSKATIKNIKQNLFWAFGYNVLGIPVAMGILHVFGGPLLNPMIAAAAMSLSSVSVLTNALRLKNFKA, encoded by the coding sequence ATGAATAAAAAAGCATTTAAAATTGAAGGAATGACATGCTCAGCATGTGCAAATAGAGTTGAAAGATTTGTTAAAAAGTTAGAAGGCGTAAATAGTGCAAGTGTTAACTTTGCAGCAGAAACACTGAATGTAGAGTTTGATGAAAACAAACTTAATAATGAAAATATAGAAGCAACCGTAGTTAAAGCCGGTTACGGTGTTAAGAAGAATATGAAGACTTATACTTTTAAAGTTGAAGGAATGACATGTTCAGCGTGTGCAAGTAGAGTTGAGAGAGTTACTAAAAAGCTTAATGGAGTTCAAGATTCTGTTGTTAATTTAGCAACAGAAAAGTTGACTATAAATATAGATGAAGATGAAATTGGATATAGTGAAATTAAAACTGCCGTAGATAAAGCAGGGTATAAGCTAATTAAGGAAGAAGAGCAAGTTCAAGAAAAGAAAAAACTAGAGGCAAGTCAATTGTTATTAAGGAGATTTATTGCATCTCTAATATTTGCAATTCCGCTTTTAGTAATAACTATGGGACATATGTTAGGTATGCCTCTTCCATATATTATTGATTCTATGATGAATCCATTAAATTTTGCTGTGATTCAATTAGTATTAACAATACCTGTAATGATAGCTGGATATAAGTTTTATCTAATTGGTATAAAGAATTTATTTAAACTAAGTCCTAATATGGATTCGTTGATAGCTATAAGTACTTTAGCAGCTGTTTTATATGGAATATTTGGAATTTATAAAATACAAATAGGTGAAACTGAATATGCTATGCACTTATATTTTGAGTCAGCAGCAGTCATTTTAACTTTAATAACGCTTGGAAAATATCTGGAGGCAGTTTCAAAAGGAAGAACATCACAAGCTATTAAAGCACTAATGGGGTTAGCACCTAAAACTGCAACAATAATAAGAAATAATGCTGAAATTACAATACCTATAGAAGAAGTAATTGTTGGTGATATAGTATTAGTTAAACCAGGTGAAAAGGTACCTGTAGATGGGGAAATTATTGATGGTAGTACATCTATTGATGAATCAATGCTTACAGGAGAAAGTATTCCAGTAGAAAAGATAGTAGGAAGCAGCGTAATTGGAGCAAGTATCAATAAAACTGGATTTATAAAGTATAAAGCAACTAAGGTTGGAAAAGATACTGCTCTTGCGCAAATAGTTAGGTTAGTTGAAGAAGCACAAGGATCTAAAGCTCCAATAGCTAAACTTGCAGATGTTATATCAGCATATTTTGTGCCAATAGTTATAATGCTAGCAATAATAGCCTCAATAGGATGGTTAATTTCAGGAGAAACAACAATATTCTCTCTAACAATATTTATTGCAGTACTAGTTATAGCTTGTCCATGTGCATTAGGTCTTGCAACTCCAACTGCAATAATGGTTGGAACAGGTAAAGGTGCAGAGAATGGTGTGTTAATTAAAGGTGGAGAAGCATTAGAAACTACTCATAGTATAAAAACTATTGTATTTGATAAAACTGGGACTATAACAGAAGGAAAACCAGTAGTTACAGATATAATAACAAATGGAATTTCAGAAGATGAGATATTAATTTTAGCTGCAAGTAGTGAGAAAGGTTCAGAGCATCCGTTAGGAGAAGCAATTGTTAAAGAAGCAAATGACAAGAACTTGGAACTTAAAGAAATTCAACAATTCAATGCAATTCCAGGACATGGAATAGAAGTTAAGATAGAAGAAAAAAATATTTTACTTGGAAATAAAAAGTTAATGATAGAAAAAAATATTGATATTGCTATGTTAGCAGATGAAAGTGATAGATTAGCAGCTGAAGGTAAGACTCCTATGTATGTAGCAGTTGATAATACTTTAAGTGGAATAGTAGCTGTTGCAGATACTGTTAAGCCAAGTAGCAAAAAAGCTATAGAGGCTCTTCATAACATGGGAATAAAGGTAGCTATGATTACTGGAGATAACAAAAAAACTGCAGATGCAATAGCAAAACAAGTTGGAATTGATATAGTGCTAGCTGAAGTGTTGCCTGAAGACAAGGCTAATGAAGTCAAAAAGCTTCAAGGAGAGAACATGAAGGTAGCTATGGTTGGGGATGGAATAAATGACGCACCAGCATTAGCTCAATCTAATGTTGGAATTGCTATAGGATCAGGTACTGATGTCGCAATAGAATCAGCAGATATAGTTCTTATGAAAAGTGATTTGATGGATGTTATAACAGCAATAAAACTAAGTAAAGCAACCATTAAAAATATAAAACAAAATTTATTCTGGGCATTTGGATATAACGTACTAGGTATACCAGTTGCCATGGGAATACTTCATGTATTTGGAGGTCCATTATTAAATCCTATGATAGCAGCTGCAGCGATGAGCTTAAGTTCTGTTTCA
- a CDS encoding metal-sensing transcriptional repressor — protein sequence MSEERKKALQSLKTAKGQIEGIIKMIEDDRYCIDVANQLMAVQSLIKKADLMILQGHLRHCVKEACYNNNPDEKIEEFNKVLEKLLSK from the coding sequence ATGAGCGAAGAAAGAAAAAAAGCATTGCAATCTTTAAAAACAGCTAAGGGTCAAATAGAAGGAATAATAAAAATGATTGAAGATGATAGATATTGCATAGATGTTGCAAATCAATTGATGGCAGTTCAATCTTTAATAAAAAAAGCAGATTTAATGATTTTGCAAGGTCATTTACGCCATTGCGTAAAAGAAGCTTGTTATAACAACAATCCAGATGAGAAAATAGAAGAATTTAATAAAGTTCTAGAGAAGTTACTTTCAAAATAA